One genomic window of Stieleria sp. JC731 includes the following:
- a CDS encoding alpha-E domain-containing protein — protein MLSRVAESIYWMGRQVERAENLARFIEVTLNMTLEQADYIVDPWEPLVQVTGDNEWFTAKYGKPDRQKVVQFLAFDEEYSNSMLSCLRAARENSRGVREVISTEAFRELNNFYHFVCESSTPQLTDDPTELFFEHVRNQTLMWSGVLETTMTHDLGWQFINLGRMLERADKTSRILDAKYFNLLPSVDDIGTAVDDLQWSTLLRAISGFEAYRREHHLVDVEKIVAFFLFHRSFPRSVYYCVAAADWSLREIEKTSGADHPGEAKQRISALRHRLKNTNVKEVIAGGMHDFIDRLQLELNAIGNSLGRDYFHNPGTS, from the coding sequence ATGCTTTCACGAGTCGCCGAATCAATCTACTGGATGGGCCGCCAAGTGGAGCGTGCCGAGAACCTGGCACGTTTCATCGAAGTCACGTTGAACATGACTTTGGAGCAAGCCGACTACATCGTCGATCCATGGGAACCACTTGTGCAGGTCACCGGTGACAACGAGTGGTTCACCGCAAAGTACGGCAAGCCCGACCGGCAAAAGGTTGTGCAGTTCTTGGCATTCGATGAAGAGTATTCGAACTCGATGCTCAGTTGTCTCCGCGCCGCCCGAGAGAATTCTCGCGGTGTTCGTGAGGTGATTTCCACCGAAGCGTTCCGTGAGCTGAACAATTTTTATCATTTCGTTTGCGAAAGCAGCACGCCACAGTTGACCGACGATCCGACGGAATTGTTCTTTGAGCACGTCCGCAATCAGACGCTGATGTGGAGCGGTGTGCTTGAGACAACGATGACACATGACCTGGGATGGCAATTCATTAACTTAGGGCGAATGCTCGAGCGTGCCGACAAAACCTCGCGCATTCTGGACGCAAAGTATTTCAACCTGTTGCCAAGCGTTGACGATATCGGCACCGCGGTCGATGACCTGCAGTGGTCAACGTTGCTTCGCGCGATCAGTGGCTTTGAAGCCTATCGAAGAGAACACCACTTGGTGGACGTCGAAAAGATCGTTGCCTTTTTCTTGTTCCATCGATCGTTTCCTCGCAGCGTTTACTATTGCGTTGCGGCGGCGGATTGGTCGTTGCGTGAAATCGAAAAAACGTCGGGGGCAGACCATCCCGGCGAAGCGAAACAGCGAATTTCTGCCCTGCGACATCGCTTAAAGAACACCAACGTCAAAGAAGTGATCGCTGGCGGGATGCACGATTTCATCGATCGTTTGCAACTGGAACTAAACGCCATCGGTAACTCGCTCGGCCGCGACTACTTTCACAACCCTGGAACCTCATGA
- a CDS encoding DUF2126 domain-containing protein → MTIRVALHHKTQYRYEKAIGLGPQLVRLRPAYHSRTKIISYNLKVQPEEHFLNWQQDPFANPVARLVFPKKTTEFSVSVDLQADMTVINPFDFFIEDHAQSWPFEYSPQIKVQLAPYLNADPVTPRLQEWLKEIPTESERVIDFLVEVNQYAQRSVNYTVRLEPGVQTPEQTLELASGSCRDSAWMLVQAFRHVGMAARFVSGYLIQLAPDEKPLEGPEGPVADFCDLHAWTEVYLPGAGWVGLDPTSGLLAGEGHIPLSCTPNFQDSAPITGGHEPCEVEFVHEMEVTRVVETPRTTKPYQDEQWQEILSAGDRIDEVLADEDVRLTMGGEPTFVGIDDTDDPQWNTDAVGIEKRVLSNVLMLRLKDEVGPGAMLHYGQGKWYPGESLPRWALTCMWRTDGEPIWQNPQYIADEGKDYKLTHEDAGRFIQHLSGVLGIEAKLTLPVYEDVFHYLWKEQRLPIDVDPTDPKLEDPNERAMMMRTFTQGMGKPIGHVLPLRRAWWQAHPGWIGGRWPVRGGKVFVIPGDSPIGLRLPLDSLPLAGRPGAVSSLPYDPFASRNPLPTVQIVRHDPKRIQQVQDQLEKEQKEREKEDEPQDEDGEVIPTALCVECRFGRIHVFMPPTQRLEDYLDLLSAVEETCVDLDIPIVLEGYLPPPDHRLELFKITPDPGVIEVNVQPTSTWRQLVDLTTSLYGHARESRLTAQKFDIDGTHTGTGGGAHVVMGGSTPMDSPFIRRPDVLASMLRFWHNHPALSYLFSGKFIGPTSQAPRMDEARRDSVYEMEIAIREMEKFYQTGQAIMPWTVDRLFRDLLVDLTGNTHRAEFCIDKLYSPDSSSGRLGLVELRGFEMPPNAQMNLAQQLLIRGIVAAFWKTPYRAPLARWGTALYDRFMLPHFIWNDLGDLISKLCDLGIDLKHEWYLPHFEFRFPKVGDAIYGDVKLEVRSAIEPWYLMGEEPSSGGTARFVDSSLERLQISVDGFDPARHAVLCNGRRVPMHQSQIAGRYLAGIKFRAWQPPRCLHPTIPVDVPLQFDIVDRVTQYSIGGCRYHAADPSGRSHEIFPINANEAESRRAARFQTGTLTGGRLFIPEMPPVDSPNDFPVTFDLRRYRAS, encoded by the coding sequence ATGACGATCCGAGTCGCTCTCCACCACAAGACGCAATATCGCTACGAAAAAGCAATTGGACTTGGACCACAATTAGTTCGACTTCGGCCGGCGTACCACAGCCGAACGAAGATTATTTCGTACAACTTGAAGGTCCAGCCAGAAGAGCACTTTTTGAATTGGCAACAGGACCCGTTTGCCAATCCGGTCGCGCGTCTGGTTTTTCCCAAGAAGACGACCGAGTTTTCGGTATCGGTCGACTTGCAAGCCGACATGACTGTTATCAACCCCTTCGATTTCTTTATCGAAGATCATGCGCAGTCTTGGCCTTTTGAATATTCGCCGCAGATCAAAGTTCAGCTGGCGCCCTATTTGAACGCCGATCCGGTGACTCCGCGGTTGCAAGAATGGCTTAAGGAAATACCTACCGAAAGCGAACGCGTGATCGACTTTTTGGTCGAAGTGAATCAGTACGCGCAGCGCTCGGTCAACTACACCGTTCGTCTCGAACCGGGCGTGCAAACACCAGAGCAAACGCTCGAGCTGGCAAGCGGTTCCTGCCGTGACTCCGCATGGATGTTGGTGCAAGCGTTTCGGCACGTCGGAATGGCCGCACGCTTCGTTTCAGGCTATCTAATTCAGTTGGCTCCCGACGAAAAACCGCTTGAAGGCCCCGAAGGTCCGGTTGCTGATTTTTGCGATCTACACGCATGGACCGAGGTTTACCTGCCTGGCGCGGGCTGGGTTGGTTTGGATCCGACCAGTGGTCTGCTTGCCGGTGAAGGTCATATCCCGCTTTCATGCACGCCTAACTTCCAGGATTCGGCACCGATTACCGGTGGGCATGAACCATGCGAAGTTGAATTTGTTCACGAGATGGAAGTCACCCGCGTCGTCGAGACGCCGCGGACGACGAAGCCTTATCAAGATGAACAATGGCAAGAGATCCTCAGTGCGGGTGATCGCATCGACGAAGTCTTAGCTGACGAAGATGTTCGCCTGACGATGGGAGGCGAACCGACGTTCGTCGGCATCGATGATACCGATGATCCACAATGGAACACCGATGCTGTCGGTATCGAGAAACGGGTTTTAAGCAACGTCTTGATGCTCCGTCTAAAGGACGAAGTCGGCCCCGGAGCGATGCTGCATTATGGTCAGGGAAAATGGTATCCCGGCGAGTCGCTTCCGCGATGGGCGTTGACCTGTATGTGGCGAACCGATGGCGAACCCATTTGGCAGAACCCACAATACATCGCGGACGAAGGCAAAGATTACAAGCTGACCCATGAAGATGCTGGACGATTCATTCAGCACCTCTCCGGCGTTCTGGGGATCGAGGCAAAATTGACGTTGCCCGTCTATGAGGACGTCTTTCACTATCTTTGGAAAGAACAGCGGTTGCCGATCGATGTCGATCCGACCGATCCCAAATTGGAAGACCCCAACGAACGCGCGATGATGATGCGCACGTTTACTCAGGGGATGGGAAAACCGATCGGGCATGTGTTGCCGCTTCGCCGCGCCTGGTGGCAAGCCCATCCGGGTTGGATCGGAGGACGCTGGCCCGTTCGTGGTGGGAAGGTCTTTGTGATCCCCGGCGATTCGCCAATCGGTTTGCGTTTGCCGCTTGACAGTCTTCCGTTGGCCGGACGCCCCGGTGCAGTAAGTTCATTGCCCTATGATCCATTTGCGTCTCGCAACCCGTTGCCAACGGTGCAGATCGTTCGCCACGATCCCAAACGGATTCAGCAGGTCCAAGATCAACTGGAAAAAGAGCAGAAGGAGCGAGAGAAAGAAGACGAGCCGCAGGACGAAGATGGCGAAGTCATCCCAACCGCCCTCTGTGTCGAATGCCGCTTCGGTCGCATTCACGTCTTCATGCCACCGACTCAGCGTTTGGAAGACTACTTGGACTTGTTGTCCGCAGTCGAAGAAACCTGTGTCGACTTGGACATTCCGATCGTTTTGGAAGGTTATCTTCCGCCGCCAGATCACCGACTGGAGCTATTCAAAATCACACCCGACCCCGGGGTGATCGAAGTCAACGTGCAGCCGACGTCAACTTGGCGTCAGCTAGTGGATTTGACCACGTCGCTTTACGGGCATGCTCGTGAAAGCCGATTAACGGCGCAGAAGTTTGACATCGATGGTACGCACACGGGAACCGGAGGCGGTGCCCACGTGGTCATGGGTGGAAGCACACCGATGGACAGCCCGTTCATCCGGCGTCCAGACGTGCTGGCAAGCATGCTGCGTTTTTGGCACAACCACCCTGCCCTGTCGTACTTGTTCAGCGGTAAGTTTATCGGCCCGACAAGCCAAGCACCGCGGATGGATGAGGCACGCCGTGACAGCGTTTATGAGATGGAAATTGCCATCCGCGAGATGGAGAAATTCTATCAGACCGGCCAAGCCATCATGCCTTGGACCGTCGATCGCCTGTTCCGTGACTTGTTGGTTGACCTCACCGGTAACACGCACCGTGCAGAGTTTTGCATCGACAAACTCTATTCTCCCGATTCCAGCAGCGGACGATTGGGATTGGTCGAATTACGTGGCTTTGAAATGCCGCCAAACGCGCAAATGAATCTTGCACAGCAGCTGTTGATCCGAGGCATCGTTGCTGCGTTTTGGAAAACTCCGTATCGAGCTCCGTTGGCCCGTTGGGGAACGGCTCTCTACGATCGTTTCATGTTGCCACATTTCATCTGGAATGACTTGGGCGATCTGATTTCGAAACTTTGCGATTTGGGAATCGACCTCAAGCACGAGTGGTACCTACCACACTTTGAATTTCGTTTCCCGAAAGTCGGTGATGCGATTTACGGGGATGTGAAACTAGAGGTTCGCAGCGCGATCGAACCTTGGTATCTGATGGGTGAAGAACCGTCGTCAGGCGGAACGGCCCGGTTTGTCGACTCCTCTTTAGAGCGTCTGCAGATAAGTGTGGACGGATTCGATCCCGCGCGACATGCCGTGTTGTGCAATGGTCGCCGGGTTCCGATGCATCAAAGCCAGATTGCTGGCCGCTATCTCGCAGGGATTAAGTTCAGAGCTTGGCAACCGCCACGTTGCTTGCACCCGACCATTCCTGTCGACGTCCCGTTGCAGTTCGATATCGTTGACCGAGTGACTCAGTATTCGATCGGTGGCTGTCGTTATCATGCGGCTGACCCCAGTGGTCGCTCCCATGAGATCTTTCCGATCAATGCCAACGAAGCGGAATCACGTCGAGCGGCTCGGTTCCAAACGGGGACTCTGACCGGCGGACGGCTGTTCATCCCTGAGATGCCACCGGTCGATTCACCCAATGATTTCCCTGTGACATTCGATTTGCGTCGCTATCGCGCGAGCTAA
- a CDS encoding sugar phosphate isomerase/epimerase family protein, with translation MISLDRRRFLSLTAATAVSSSFVQQAKAESSEPLKSNPIAVFTKPFNSLSFDELAESIAELGFDGIEAPIRKGGHIEPANVADELPRLVEALDKCKLKVTVLTSDINDASDPESQNVIRTAATLGIKRYRMKYMKYSSDQPIADQLANWKPQFEDLAALNHDYGVIGLYQNHAGVNYMGASIWDLAQVLEGISPTDIAMAYDIRHATVEGGTSWPTTYQMIKDHIDTVYVKDFAWEKGKVVNVPLGQGLVSEKFFAMLKADSFSGPISLHEEYLDHRPAELVPKHLAAIKDDMGLLKSWLGRS, from the coding sequence ATGATCTCTCTCGACCGCCGCCGGTTTTTATCTTTGACCGCAGCAACCGCTGTCTCATCAAGCTTTGTACAACAGGCCAAGGCCGAAAGCTCTGAACCGTTGAAGTCCAATCCGATCGCGGTTTTTACCAAGCCATTCAATTCGCTTTCATTCGACGAGCTTGCCGAATCGATCGCGGAACTTGGATTCGACGGCATTGAGGCCCCGATTCGCAAGGGAGGCCATATCGAACCGGCCAATGTTGCTGACGAATTGCCGCGTTTGGTCGAAGCCCTCGATAAGTGCAAGTTGAAGGTGACGGTCTTAACATCGGACATCAATGACGCCAGTGACCCGGAGTCTCAGAATGTGATTCGGACCGCGGCCACGCTAGGCATTAAACGCTACCGGATGAAATACATGAAGTATTCATCAGATCAACCGATCGCAGACCAACTTGCGAACTGGAAACCGCAGTTCGAAGACTTGGCCGCACTGAATCATGACTATGGTGTCATCGGGCTTTACCAGAACCATGCCGGTGTGAATTACATGGGCGCATCGATTTGGGATCTCGCTCAGGTGCTCGAGGGCATCAGCCCAACGGACATCGCGATGGCCTATGACATTCGGCACGCGACCGTCGAAGGTGGAACCAGCTGGCCAACCACCTATCAAATGATCAAGGACCACATCGATACGGTCTATGTAAAAGACTTTGCCTGGGAGAAGGGAAAGGTTGTCAATGTCCCACTGGGCCAGGGGCTGGTTTCGGAGAAATTTTTCGCGATGCTGAAAGCGGATAGTTTTTCCGGTCCAATCTCGCTGCATGAAGAGTACCTGGACCACCGTCCGGCAGAGCTGGTGCCGAAGCATCTTGCAGCAATCAAAGACGACATGGGGCTCTTAAAGTCTTGGCTGGGCCGAAGCTAG
- a CDS encoding CRTAC1 family protein yields MPHRVLPASFSTSAFLLFLRITAKWFTRIWTANLGRFSLAQVFVYFVAAGMLLASGCDQRSGESIDQIEDLSRGGLAEPTVTKEGSIGSGAVDRSLEMFFQEVPTSSGFDFQHIAGRTPDYRYFEIVGSGAALFDYDNDGDLDIYIVQDHQFEDFAKQESQENASDADATSAAVTSTQAGARQSDRLFRNDSPQGDPNAALKFTDVTGESGVSVSTGYGQGVTYGDVDNDGDLDVYVTNFGENVFLRNNGDGTFGDATVESGLRSDRWGAGATFIDYDRDGWLDLYVCNYVTYSASTDKPCFGASGRRDYCGPNSYDGEADQLFRNDGRGHFIDVSEQAGIAGVYGAGLGVTGADFDGDQWPDIYVANDGMENRLWINQKDGTFQDSALLFGCAYNAVGVAEAGMGVDAGDFDNDGDEDLIVAHLTGETNTLYENDGSGGFSDRTNLVGLAAPSLAMTSFGIRWVDFDNDSNLDLVVVNGTVKRENGTISTDHSFPLGQPNQVFQNTGKQFVDVSDHTDATFRKSEMSRGLVVGDLDNDGDSDFVVVNNDGPARLYRNQVGHQKPWIGLRLVGQDAKRDQVGAVAKLKSSSGQVIKRRVRNDGSYYCAHDSRVLFGVPSDWIVSELEVEWPDGNTERFDPPAIGRYTTIGQGSGR; encoded by the coding sequence ATGCCCCACCGCGTCCTCCCGGCGTCGTTTTCGACGTCGGCATTTTTGCTATTTCTGCGAATCACCGCAAAGTGGTTTACACGCATTTGGACCGCCAATCTTGGGCGCTTTAGTCTCGCTCAAGTGTTCGTCTACTTCGTCGCTGCGGGCATGCTGTTGGCAAGTGGCTGTGATCAACGCTCGGGGGAATCGATCGACCAGATCGAAGATTTGTCACGGGGCGGATTGGCTGAACCTACTGTGACTAAAGAAGGTTCGATCGGTAGCGGTGCAGTTGATCGATCACTGGAAATGTTTTTTCAAGAGGTACCGACCTCATCGGGTTTTGATTTTCAGCACATCGCAGGGCGAACGCCGGACTATCGGTACTTTGAGATCGTCGGCAGCGGAGCAGCGTTGTTTGACTATGACAACGACGGTGACCTCGACATCTATATTGTTCAGGATCACCAGTTCGAAGACTTTGCTAAACAAGAGTCACAGGAAAACGCAAGCGACGCTGATGCGACCTCTGCAGCAGTCACGTCGACACAAGCCGGAGCTCGGCAAAGCGACCGTTTGTTCCGAAACGATTCACCACAAGGTGATCCGAATGCGGCGTTGAAGTTCACGGATGTCACTGGCGAAAGCGGCGTCTCGGTTTCAACTGGGTACGGACAAGGTGTGACGTACGGGGATGTGGACAATGACGGTGACCTTGATGTCTATGTCACAAACTTCGGCGAGAACGTGTTCTTACGCAACAACGGCGATGGAACATTCGGCGACGCGACCGTAGAGAGTGGCTTGCGGTCGGATCGTTGGGGCGCCGGAGCAACTTTTATTGATTATGACCGAGATGGCTGGTTGGACCTCTATGTTTGCAACTATGTCACCTATTCCGCTAGCACGGACAAGCCATGTTTCGGGGCGAGTGGTCGGCGGGACTACTGTGGCCCCAATAGCTATGACGGCGAGGCCGATCAACTTTTTCGCAATGATGGTCGCGGACACTTCATCGACGTATCTGAGCAGGCCGGAATCGCTGGCGTTTACGGTGCCGGGCTGGGTGTGACTGGTGCCGATTTCGATGGAGATCAGTGGCCGGACATCTATGTCGCCAACGACGGAATGGAGAATCGGCTCTGGATCAATCAAAAAGACGGCACGTTCCAAGATTCCGCATTGTTATTTGGATGTGCGTACAACGCTGTTGGCGTGGCTGAGGCCGGTATGGGAGTCGACGCCGGAGATTTCGATAACGATGGGGACGAAGATCTGATCGTTGCGCATCTGACCGGCGAAACCAACACGCTTTATGAAAACGATGGGAGCGGAGGATTCTCCGATCGCACAAACTTGGTCGGCTTGGCAGCACCGAGTTTGGCCATGACCAGTTTCGGAATACGTTGGGTCGATTTTGACAATGACTCCAATTTGGACTTGGTCGTTGTCAATGGAACCGTGAAGCGAGAAAACGGAACGATCTCGACAGATCATTCCTTCCCACTAGGCCAGCCCAATCAAGTTTTCCAGAACACCGGAAAACAGTTTGTTGATGTTAGCGACCATACGGATGCGACGTTTCGCAAGTCTGAAATGAGCCGCGGACTTGTCGTCGGTGATTTGGACAACGATGGGGATTCGGACTTCGTTGTGGTGAACAATGATGGTCCGGCACGTTTGTATCGAAATCAAGTTGGACATCAAAAGCCATGGATAGGGCTACGGCTTGTTGGTCAAGATGCAAAGCGTGATCAAGTTGGAGCTGTCGCAAAGTTGAAGTCATCCAGCGGACAAGTGATCAAGCGACGAGTTCGCAATGACGGCAGCTACTACTGCGCACATGACAGCAGAGTTCTATTTGGTGTGCCGAGCGATTGGATTGTTTCAGAATTGGAAGTGGAATGGCCGGATGGAAATACCGAACGTTTTGATCCACCCGCCATTGGACGCTACACCACCATCGGGCAAGGAAGCGGTCGATGA
- a CDS encoding tetratricopeptide repeat protein: MKRTCEIRKSRLVLTLACSVGVSALLGCDSASVEKNVNRSAETSKESSDLMFDQERFKMVGKHQIPRLQNPSIEPSIVRQIEDVESRFATVKPEKTADLFGELGMIAHCLESFRAATYCYSQAKANQPDDFRWYCLVGHVHRVQGESGRAIAELTEGLKRISKTQPETMPARLAAMCWLGEIQLTAGQTKSAKAWFDEVLAITPNHAFALYSLGRIAEQEDDLVTAEGYFKRALDIDPRASSIQFSLGTVYRRRGQLELATKLLESSVANRRPYGPYDPLLWAVESSLKSHRRYQFIADQNFKAQQYPQAIEFYRRALAMEATDEAISQTHCNLGSALAKINDVAGAMKHWKIAATMNPTHVETLLNLGAVTMATGQFEKSTELYRAVLTQQPEHRKARLRLAQSLQKLSQYDEALSQFERLSKQDPGNRQAWLGVVETNRQLGRHELAQQIASNHGVADADSDPVANR, encoded by the coding sequence ATGAAACGAACATGCGAAATACGGAAGTCACGCCTCGTTTTGACATTGGCGTGCAGTGTTGGTGTCTCTGCCCTGCTCGGTTGTGATTCGGCTAGCGTCGAAAAAAATGTGAACCGATCGGCAGAGACATCCAAGGAATCAAGCGATCTGATGTTTGACCAAGAACGATTTAAGATGGTCGGCAAACATCAGATACCAAGGCTGCAAAACCCGTCAATCGAACCATCCATCGTCCGGCAAATTGAGGATGTCGAGTCGCGTTTCGCCACGGTGAAGCCGGAGAAAACAGCCGACCTATTTGGCGAGTTGGGGATGATTGCACATTGCTTGGAAAGCTTCCGAGCGGCAACGTACTGCTATTCTCAGGCCAAGGCGAATCAACCCGATGATTTTCGATGGTATTGCTTGGTAGGCCATGTCCATCGCGTGCAGGGCGAAAGTGGTCGAGCGATCGCAGAGTTAACCGAAGGGCTGAAGCGAATCAGCAAGACCCAACCGGAAACCATGCCTGCAAGGCTTGCCGCGATGTGCTGGTTGGGGGAGATCCAATTGACGGCCGGTCAAACAAAAAGTGCAAAGGCGTGGTTTGACGAAGTATTGGCCATCACTCCCAACCACGCCTTTGCACTGTATTCGCTCGGCAGGATCGCTGAGCAAGAAGATGATTTGGTGACCGCCGAAGGTTATTTCAAGCGAGCTTTGGATATTGATCCTCGCGCCAGCAGTATTCAGTTTTCTTTGGGGACGGTTTATCGGCGTCGGGGGCAGTTGGAATTGGCAACCAAGTTGTTGGAATCAAGTGTCGCCAATCGTCGACCCTATGGCCCTTATGATCCTTTGCTTTGGGCCGTTGAGTCATCGCTGAAAAGCCATCGGCGATATCAGTTTATTGCGGATCAGAACTTCAAAGCGCAGCAGTACCCTCAAGCGATCGAGTTTTATAGACGGGCACTAGCGATGGAAGCCACCGACGAAGCCATTTCGCAAACGCACTGCAACTTGGGTAGCGCCTTGGCAAAAATTAATGACGTTGCCGGTGCGATGAAACACTGGAAAATCGCCGCAACAATGAATCCGACGCATGTCGAAACGCTTCTTAACCTAGGTGCCGTCACCATGGCAACGGGGCAGTTCGAAAAGTCAACTGAGTTGTACCGGGCGGTATTGACCCAGCAGCCGGAGCATCGAAAAGCACGTTTACGACTGGCGCAATCACTGCAAAAGTTGTCCCAGTATGACGAAGCATTGAGCCAGTTTGAACGTTTGTCGAAGCAAGATCCCGGTAACCGGCAGGCATGGCTAGGCGTTGTTGAGACCAATCGACAACTCGGTCGTCATGAACTGGCTCAGCAGATCGCCTCGAATCATGGCGTCGCTGATGCTGATTCTGATCCGGTTGCCAATCGCTAG
- a CDS encoding autotransporter domain-containing protein, with the protein MVNKALKRLALAGMLALVGAPVSAQTFTSTDTPLRLPPSGTTGTTVSSITVADSFNIADLDVNIDYNHTFNGDISATVISPNGTNVNLFDKVGAAANAQNGGYRFDDDSPNMNFGSGNPIPPGTYSPNEALSAFNGEDAQGTWTLQMNDAFGGDSGTLNFWQLLFVAVAPTEDASFADVLAGSSLLEVQATSQFLDLLANRLRGGVPTSARQYAHQVAQFSAAPAVDENPIRLVSTAPSTNQIQQVAYHTNPVYKPRKVLKTQAWVSGFGAQGSVDNGFSYDFGGVAFGAQRQVDCFTTLGLAGNYFNADGGRNAGNVELDSLGFAVYASRQLTANGYFSGILGYSSGDFDTYRSTLTGNALGSTDSDSFQSYFELGRTLCTGDWKVQPHLAFQYVGMSYDGYTETGAASSNLQVAEDNVDSARGIIGTSISKNMCVLGGSLAPIYRIAYAHEFADTNQTLSSQFVGGNALAISGAELGRDFLDLGVGFAYATGSGVTLYADYDAQFTSEHDQHSGQGGLMFAW; encoded by the coding sequence ATGGTTAACAAAGCCCTGAAACGTCTTGCGCTGGCAGGGATGCTCGCTCTGGTTGGAGCACCGGTTTCCGCCCAAACCTTCACCTCAACCGATACGCCTCTCCGCTTGCCTCCCTCGGGGACAACAGGCACCACGGTTTCGTCGATCACGGTTGCTGACTCGTTCAACATCGCGGATCTCGACGTCAACATTGATTACAACCACACGTTCAACGGGGATATCAGCGCAACTGTCATCTCCCCGAACGGCACCAACGTCAATCTATTTGATAAAGTTGGTGCCGCCGCGAATGCACAGAACGGCGGCTACCGTTTTGATGACGACTCACCGAATATGAATTTCGGTTCGGGCAACCCAATCCCTCCTGGAACCTATTCTCCCAACGAAGCACTCTCGGCATTCAATGGTGAAGACGCGCAGGGCACGTGGACCCTGCAAATGAATGACGCGTTCGGTGGAGATTCCGGAACGCTAAATTTCTGGCAATTGCTATTCGTGGCGGTAGCTCCGACAGAGGATGCAAGTTTTGCAGATGTGCTTGCCGGATCCTCACTGCTCGAAGTCCAGGCCACGAGTCAGTTTCTTGATCTGCTCGCCAATCGACTGCGAGGCGGCGTGCCGACGAGTGCTCGCCAATACGCACATCAAGTCGCTCAGTTTTCTGCCGCACCTGCAGTCGACGAGAACCCGATTCGGCTGGTTTCGACAGCACCTTCGACTAACCAGATCCAACAAGTCGCTTACCACACAAACCCAGTCTACAAGCCACGGAAGGTGCTCAAGACCCAAGCTTGGGTTTCCGGATTCGGAGCACAAGGCTCGGTTGACAACGGTTTCAGCTACGATTTTGGCGGCGTCGCTTTCGGTGCCCAGCGTCAAGTTGATTGCTTTACAACACTGGGCCTGGCCGGGAACTACTTCAATGCCGACGGCGGCCGTAACGCCGGAAACGTCGAACTTGATTCTCTCGGATTCGCGGTTTATGCGAGTCGTCAACTGACTGCAAACGGATATTTTTCAGGAATCCTGGGCTATAGCAGCGGCGACTTTGACACCTACCGATCAACCTTAACAGGAAACGCTCTCGGTTCCACCGATAGCGATTCGTTCCAGAGCTATTTCGAACTCGGGCGCACCTTGTGTACAGGGGATTGGAAAGTCCAACCACACTTGGCATTCCAATATGTAGGAATGAGCTACGACGGCTATACCGAAACTGGAGCAGCCAGTTCCAATCTACAAGTCGCTGAAGACAACGTAGATTCCGCTCGAGGAATCATCGGAACAAGCATCTCGAAGAACATGTGTGTGCTTGGCGGATCCCTGGCACCGATCTACCGGATCGCTTACGCGCACGAATTTGCGGATACCAATCAGACGCTCAGCTCTCAGTTCGTCGGTGGCAACGCGCTCGCGATCAGCGGCGCGGAACTTGGTCGTGACTTCCTGGACCTGGGCGTGGGCTTCGCATACGCAACCGGTTCCGGTGTAACGCTCTATGCCGACTACGATGCACAGTTCACTTCAGAGCATGATCAACACAGCGGCCAAGGCGGCCTCATGTTTGCATGGTAA